A single window of Oreochromis aureus strain Israel breed Guangdong linkage group 7, ZZ_aureus, whole genome shotgun sequence DNA harbors:
- the lactb gene encoding serine beta-lactamase-like protein LACTB, mitochondrial isoform X2 yields MLRLFLPRQSTFCNKCSMLAARESPLMTPRAGARARQQQKSDSIFIQQQRRYVGGPAFRKYRLKSKIWICGVGVGIALAVGLKYSSDGASSSCDVKVNRAEKTDRYKDAIKVSRDLVERIKDEVGAPGVVVGVSVDGAQVWCEGIGYADLENRVPCTPETVMRIASVSKPLTSAAAARLCEEGKLDLDAPVQKYVPEFPQKQFDGQDVTITSRMLLSHLSGIRHYEKDAKKVKEDKEKAKRLLKPPVKEKENEKSSSESKNNKAATDQNTKKKKEFEHEEYYLKDNFESVIQSLDLFKNDPLIFKPGTTFLYSTHAFTLLSAVVERAAGRRFLDVMTDMFRELGMLNTVPDENDPIIYNRSRFYHHNKRGRVVNCPYVDNSYKWAGGGFLSTVGNLLLFGNALLYSYQVAHFQDTNGLLPGFLKPKTAIELWAPVDGTEASWDKDGLYAQGWLVVEKVQKYGQCRKRRHYVSHTGGAVGASSVLLVLPSEEIDQCQGQTPILPQGVVVTIIANMQSVGLNNTALKIAKEFDNARRK; encoded by the exons ATGTTGCGTTTGTTTTTGCCCAGGCAAAGTACTTTTTGTAACAAATGCAGCATGCTAGCAGCGCGCGAGTCCCCTTTGATGACCCCGCGTGCAGGAGCGCGAGCCAGGCAGCAGCAGAAGTCAGATAGTATTTTTATTCAACAACAAAGGCGATATGTGGGAGGACCAGCCTTTCGTAAATACCGGTTAAAGTCCAAAATTTGGATATGTGGGGTTGGAGTGGGGATCGCTTTAGCTGTCGGGCTAAAATACAGCAGCGACGGAGCCAGCAGTTCCTGCGATGTTAAAGTTAATAGAGCAGAGAAGACGGATCGATACAAAGATGCTATAAAAGTTAGCAGAGACCTTGTGGAGCGGATAAAG GATGAGGTCGGTGCTCCAGGAGTGGTAGTTGGCGTCTCTGTGGATGGGGCTCAGGTCTGGTGTGAAG GAATTGGTTATGCTGATTTGGAGAATCGTGTCCCATGCACGCCAGAAACAGTGATGAGAATCGCCAGCGTCAGTAAGCCCCTCacctctgcagctgctgcacgACTGTGCGAGGAGGGGAAACTAGATCTTGATGCCCCAGTCCAGAAATATGTCCCAGAGTTTCCCCAAAAACAGTTTGATGGGCAAGAC GTCACAATAACCTCACGTATGCTTCTGTCCCACCTGAGTGGCATTCGGCATTACGAGAAAGATGCAAAGAAAGTGAAGGAGGACAAGGAGAAAGCCAAGCGACTTTTAAAGCCCCCggttaaagaaaaagagaatgAAAAGAGCTCATCTgaaagtaaaaacaacaaagccGCAACAGATCAGAACaccaagaagaaaaaagagttTGAGCACGAGGAGTACTACTTAAAAGACAACTTTGAAAGTGTCATTCAGTCTTTGGACCTTTTTAAGAATGACCCCCTCATTTTCAAACCTG GCACAACCTTTCTGTACTCCACTCATGCCTTCACGCTGCTTAGTGCTGTTGTGGAGCGGGCTGCTGGTCGGCGATTCCTGGACGTCATGACGGATATGTTCCGCGAGCTGGGAATGCTCAATACAGTGCCTGATGAGAATGACCCTATTATTTACAACCGCTCTAG GTTTTATCATCACAACAAGCGCGGACGTGTTGTGAATTGCCCGTACGTAGACAACTCCTACAAGTGGGCAGGAGGCggttttctttccactgtgggAAACCTGCTGCTCTTTGGAAATGCTCTGCTTTACAGCTACCAGGTGGCTCACTTTCAGGATACTAACGGCTTACTTCCTGGATTTCTCAAACCCAAAACAGCGATAGAGCTTTGGGCACCAGTTGATGGGACTGAAGCCAGCTGGGATAAGGATGGACTGTATGCTCAAGGCTGGTTGGTAGTGGAGAAGGTGCAAAAATATGGCCAGTGCAGGAAGCGCAGACACTATGTATCACACACAGGAGGTGCTGTGGGCGCTAGCAGTGTCCTCCTGGTGTTACCCAGCGAAGAGATTGACCAGTGCCAAGGACAGACCCCGATCCTCCCACAGGGGGTGGTGGTCACCATCATTGCTAACATGCAGTCCGTGGGACTCAACAACACTGCACTGAAAATTGCGAAGGAGTTTGACAATGCCAGAAGGAAGTAA
- the lactb gene encoding serine beta-lactamase-like protein LACTB, mitochondrial isoform X1 produces MLRLFLPRQSTFCNKCSMLAARESPLMTPRAGARARQQQKSDSIFIQQQRRYVGGPAFRKYRLKSKIWICGVGVGIALAVGLKYSSDGASSSCDVKVNRAEKTDRYKDAIKVSRDLVERIKVGTEDEVGAPGVVVGVSVDGAQVWCEGIGYADLENRVPCTPETVMRIASVSKPLTSAAAARLCEEGKLDLDAPVQKYVPEFPQKQFDGQDVTITSRMLLSHLSGIRHYEKDAKKVKEDKEKAKRLLKPPVKEKENEKSSSESKNNKAATDQNTKKKKEFEHEEYYLKDNFESVIQSLDLFKNDPLIFKPGTTFLYSTHAFTLLSAVVERAAGRRFLDVMTDMFRELGMLNTVPDENDPIIYNRSRFYHHNKRGRVVNCPYVDNSYKWAGGGFLSTVGNLLLFGNALLYSYQVAHFQDTNGLLPGFLKPKTAIELWAPVDGTEASWDKDGLYAQGWLVVEKVQKYGQCRKRRHYVSHTGGAVGASSVLLVLPSEEIDQCQGQTPILPQGVVVTIIANMQSVGLNNTALKIAKEFDNARRK; encoded by the exons ATGTTGCGTTTGTTTTTGCCCAGGCAAAGTACTTTTTGTAACAAATGCAGCATGCTAGCAGCGCGCGAGTCCCCTTTGATGACCCCGCGTGCAGGAGCGCGAGCCAGGCAGCAGCAGAAGTCAGATAGTATTTTTATTCAACAACAAAGGCGATATGTGGGAGGACCAGCCTTTCGTAAATACCGGTTAAAGTCCAAAATTTGGATATGTGGGGTTGGAGTGGGGATCGCTTTAGCTGTCGGGCTAAAATACAGCAGCGACGGAGCCAGCAGTTCCTGCGATGTTAAAGTTAATAGAGCAGAGAAGACGGATCGATACAAAGATGCTATAAAAGTTAGCAGAGACCTTGTGGAGCGGATAAAGGTAGGCACAGAG GATGAGGTCGGTGCTCCAGGAGTGGTAGTTGGCGTCTCTGTGGATGGGGCTCAGGTCTGGTGTGAAG GAATTGGTTATGCTGATTTGGAGAATCGTGTCCCATGCACGCCAGAAACAGTGATGAGAATCGCCAGCGTCAGTAAGCCCCTCacctctgcagctgctgcacgACTGTGCGAGGAGGGGAAACTAGATCTTGATGCCCCAGTCCAGAAATATGTCCCAGAGTTTCCCCAAAAACAGTTTGATGGGCAAGAC GTCACAATAACCTCACGTATGCTTCTGTCCCACCTGAGTGGCATTCGGCATTACGAGAAAGATGCAAAGAAAGTGAAGGAGGACAAGGAGAAAGCCAAGCGACTTTTAAAGCCCCCggttaaagaaaaagagaatgAAAAGAGCTCATCTgaaagtaaaaacaacaaagccGCAACAGATCAGAACaccaagaagaaaaaagagttTGAGCACGAGGAGTACTACTTAAAAGACAACTTTGAAAGTGTCATTCAGTCTTTGGACCTTTTTAAGAATGACCCCCTCATTTTCAAACCTG GCACAACCTTTCTGTACTCCACTCATGCCTTCACGCTGCTTAGTGCTGTTGTGGAGCGGGCTGCTGGTCGGCGATTCCTGGACGTCATGACGGATATGTTCCGCGAGCTGGGAATGCTCAATACAGTGCCTGATGAGAATGACCCTATTATTTACAACCGCTCTAG GTTTTATCATCACAACAAGCGCGGACGTGTTGTGAATTGCCCGTACGTAGACAACTCCTACAAGTGGGCAGGAGGCggttttctttccactgtgggAAACCTGCTGCTCTTTGGAAATGCTCTGCTTTACAGCTACCAGGTGGCTCACTTTCAGGATACTAACGGCTTACTTCCTGGATTTCTCAAACCCAAAACAGCGATAGAGCTTTGGGCACCAGTTGATGGGACTGAAGCCAGCTGGGATAAGGATGGACTGTATGCTCAAGGCTGGTTGGTAGTGGAGAAGGTGCAAAAATATGGCCAGTGCAGGAAGCGCAGACACTATGTATCACACACAGGAGGTGCTGTGGGCGCTAGCAGTGTCCTCCTGGTGTTACCCAGCGAAGAGATTGACCAGTGCCAAGGACAGACCCCGATCCTCCCACAGGGGGTGGTGGTCACCATCATTGCTAACATGCAGTCCGTGGGACTCAACAACACTGCACTGAAAATTGCGAAGGAGTTTGACAATGCCAGAAGGAAGTAA